The following DNA comes from Sphingorhabdus sp. M41.
GACAGGCTATCCAGCCAGCCCCAATGCGTCCAGCCTCGAGGGCCTGAAACGCGTGTGAGCATTCATTCGCGACGGCGTAGATTTTACCGCCGCTGTTGCAGACCAGAATTGGCTGGCGCCGCACACAAAAGGCCCTGGATTCTCCTGCGGCAAGTTCGGCAAGCTTTGCCACCTCAATCCTGTCCTCGTTTTTCATCGATACTATACCCCGGGATGTTGGTCGATGGCGGCACATTTCACATATATAAGCAGCAGGGACAGGTGAAACCGTTAAAGTCCGGCGAGCGCCTTAAACACTGGATCGGCATGTTCCTTCCGGCAGA
Coding sequences within:
- a CDS encoding Rieske (2Fe-2S) protein, whose product is MKNEDRIEVAKLAELAAGESRAFCVRRQPILVCNSGGKIYAVANECSHAFQALEAGRIGAGWIACPAHGTRFDLATGEPLNPPAVENIATFPVEIENGRIFVDVSSIA